Genomic window (Phragmites australis chromosome 5, lpPhrAust1.1, whole genome shotgun sequence):
GGCCCCTATCCAAATTAAATCCTTGCCATTGGACGACTATAGTTGTGTGCGTGCGGACGGAAAAATAGGTGCACACTTGAAATTTAGATTTTatcacactactatagaacagtacatcactgccggctctaaaacccCCTTTACTCCCAgttttagagccgacagtgggtAACAGGAAGTGATAGTTAGGGACTATCACTATCAGCTccgtggaccggcagtgaaagtggtTATCACTATCGGCTAAAGGATTCGGTCGGCAGTGAttccttgggtatcactgcctaTTGGTtgtttcagccggcagtgattcccaaggcatcaTTGCTGTGAAAGCTTCAGCCGAtagtgttgtgcctcccccttctactccggccctttcctccctctctatcctccctctctttcctcgatctctccgtctctcttccactcaatacatgcatacaatgagacatatgtaatgtaaaccaataataaagataccttcattaatacataataattcatatcacacatatatacataatagttctcacaggtcacccctcGAAAAGTCAGTCGAGTTGAgctagtccagtatccctctacctctcccgcgatgaggaccgtgTCTCCACATGGACGGCTGACAGCGTGTGTACGTGCGGggacgtgggggggggggcgatggtggtggagtggaggaccCGGCCACGCCTGATCGACTATAGAGTCGCCTAAGCTCTAGGCTCGCtggtgtgtcaaagacatcgaagtccgaCTCCTGAATGCTAGTACATTTTGAGcattcggcctcctccgcagcgaactgatgggccaccctctcgtcctcctcctcttgggcacacttacgggacgctgcttcttgctcttctGCAGCGCACAACTGatgggctagcctctcatcctcctcctcttgggcgtACTGATGAGCCACGgcttctagctcctccttcacatcatcgttggaaggccattctgtcaAAGAGTCATCCGACGATACCAATTCcaaaatacaccttcattaatatatagtaattcatatcctatattaatacatagtaattaatttccttcattaaaatggtgtcatttggtgatatataagccgtctaaccctctggtagacttcctccttgtcaCATACTCTAaactagaaggtacggtgtaaTCTGAAGGTTTGTCACTGGTTGACAGTACgatcagttcatgaaactcgctgtTTTGGTTGATAACATATTCCATGAAGAACCCAGAGATCTattcttgaagggcatttatTTTTACTAGTTATAACTCTTTTGTGCGTAGTTTGAGCActgtgtttgaagaatcgaaagaattaatcattgaacacgtgtagaaattgaaaaaaaggcatcgatatgttatttcgtacctcaagatcattgaacctaacagtgtCTCTGTCCGAGCTGAATCCAtgcatgaaagttagaacataGAACGTGTAAGATTCTTGCCgtgtggctgcctcatacacttgaagaggaaatgattcatcAATGGAATGAAttaaacctttttattcagtaggaattgcaagacatgaatattctgTGCGTACcagaaagtcggtttttacattatactcaTTCTtgaatggaaagtgaataacactctttttttggtatcttgtgtacgccctgtacgtgagtatgaataccaattaaacttagatgcaattgtcGAGATaatgaaatgatcgagtttacctatttagcatgtcgatgaggttttggtaagtcgtctgagctatcttttgtgagtccaagacaatgatctcgCTCAAatttgggtggatgacaaggaggatccaatgaaaattgcaGGAATAtaatgtcaccatagcaaatacgtactagaatcgagttgcccatagaAGCAGAACACCCTAGCACGCAAGCACatactcatagctgtagggtaagagtatgaatttcttgtattagtggtgaagcagacacttcaatatgcAGTTCTCGGTGAAGTTTGGACTCTCCCTTACAAGTGTCTTGTTCACAAGCCcaagatcgatgaatcctactttatgaTCAAATTGTTGTCTACATGCGCggttctccattctacgaaatagagaagttagccatgcaatttcaaggtacaagatcatataacgtgattcgtatacataagtcacttagAGAGTtcacgctctgactatagccacgtcgagggatcttccttgtacaattcatacaagtccttgaaatacacccataAGGAGCcatccccattgaggaaatattcctTTTTGTATCGTACGGGGAACGCCTGCAAATCGTGCCTggattgctccaagtaccactgattaatcaacgcatttgagttgtaaggtttctttctatatctggtttgaccaaaggtttggtcaactcaaacggccatgtaacatccaactttgcaatatccgctcccacagtaagttgtgctagttcttctactgATAGTCCAGAAGTAGCCaggaagtccccaatgcttggagcatcctaaACAATTGGAGttgatttgctcttggcctgcgtCTTACTGATACGTTCTTAGTCACTtggcggcttacttgaagcttCCCCCATCTGTTTAGATTTGGTcatatttatgaaaaatttcatggtgTCTTCAAGCACAACAAgcttcgatggaggtggtggagggtgaAAATGAGTCATGACACTGGCGTCCAAAATCTTTTTGAGTTCGTcaacagtgagtgaatagacatccttcgcttccgccaacttcttagatgccaccggtttcttagatgatgtcgtctgcttggatgttgcctaacgattcgcccttcactATGATCATGGCGTACATGGGGAGGTTCGTCAgcgtcttccatgggacctaggtcaacATCCTCTCTAAAAGGAGGTAgcacgtcgaattgattgtagtcttcctcatcaacaatattcttcactccgataatccttcttattccttgaagaaccacgtggcgctcatTCTTGTTAGTCGTGTTTGgttcctttacatagaagacttgcataacatcatttgcaagtacgaatggttcttcctCTGTATtgaacgagtttttggtccactgtagttatattgtacttgtcgatcttcacaccctgtgggagtctgacccattggcactgaaaaaaaggaacctttaacactccatacaCAACCAAAGAGGAAGGttatagatacatagagtcacaggccaagtacTATGACTActtctcatgttgccgaatggattcatcccatctatactcaacccaaatcttatattcctcacatcttctgcaaagggttcttgtatttcctatcggtTTTTTTCCACTccgtagaatcagcggggtgtcttagcattccatcatccttgcgttCATCGGCGTGCCATTGCATCacttcggcatgccttttgttggcgaataaatgctccaaatgggggactataggaaaataccacatcacattCACAGGacgccttttcttcttcccttcaccattgatatcatcaccatcatgcTTGTACCATGTGCACCACAGACAAGAGACGCTTGCAaatctgcatgctctccgcgatataacatgcaatcatttggacatgcatgttttttttgtACTTCCAAACCCAATGGGCACACATACCTGCTTtgcctggtatgtgttttctgtTAGCCCATTTTCCTTTGAAAGCAATTTCTTAAAGAAAAGTAACAACACtctgaagcttgtatcaaaCCACCCATTCCATGCCTTCAATTggagcagtgaaagcacggtacgcaactttgtgttcTCCTTCTCACAGCccaggaacaacggtgttttaaagtcctctaccatacgctggaacttttgaaactcactttcattggtgaagttcccctccccatcacgcaacatctactccagatcatcaacatcggcgtcagccaacatctcctcttgatcatcatcggccaacgtatctctgGCAGGCGGCATACCgatcatcacatacaagattttgcgatcaacaacaaataaattacctcgccatctcctatcgccaattggcccgggttggaggagccgccttttgtatacTTTCGCGTCTGCTTTCGATGAATATTTGTtagtgccatccctagaaattttctttattattcaacccctgaaaaatgaaaaataaatacactcatacataaagtttctatattgaagattgctaattaaataaaatataaaaaatacaactggatcttgctacatacctaaatatcatggataatttttctaatttattaaaaattaaaaataaatatgctcatacctaaagtttctatattctagacttctaaatttattcctatggttcattaggatcaactttgaagatttgcctaggtctctatagggataagatcaactttggtttttcaggtaacatttttgagttaaaatgctaaatataggattaaccttggggatttcaacttacttgagctcaagaggcttcTGTTAGAAGCTTGCTTGTTGttggggaaaaaaaatccaaagttCACTTGCtctaaaaatgaagaaaagacaaATAAGCAAATGGAGatgaaagaagggattttgtttggatagtgtcggtgacatgggaaccgggggtccccgagtcccgaggccagaacagcagtgTGCCACATGGAGCCCTCCCTctggggttatctccccgaggtccgagaaaaACAAGTAACGGGacgagggtgctcggggccataaacagtggtccccgagtacccaagttccccgatgacctgagaaAACCAAGTATCGgaaagagggtgctcggggccataaatagtggtcctcgagtacccgagttcctcgatgacccaAGAAGGCCGAGTTCCGGGAGGGGATGCTCGGGGTCATAAACAGTGCCCCCTGAGCTCctaagttccccgatgacaagaaaagtcagttccgggagagagtgctcggggccgtgaacagtggcccccgaccactcgagttccctaaggacccgagcagtcaagttccgggagagagtgctcggggccatgaacagtggtccccgagcacccggttcccccgaggaccaagagagggcatatccgggagagagtgctcggggctgtgaacagtagtccccgagcacccacagttccccgagggcttgagaagtccttcgccggtggtccccacaagggctcagcggtgaggtgtcaactggtgagaggctcgatgcCTGCTGTcatttccaaccactccccccacacctgctgttagtccctgccacggcctggcagggaggcgtggggatatttaatgcatgggtcccatcgcgcttcatccgacgcgcctcgaaataacgtcgcagagcttgAGGCACaccgcctaccgccctgctgtgtcaggcctgctctgaccgggcgggcacgtggggctgctcggtggctgcccggtgcgCCCTCCCCGGGGCACTCGCCGAAAAAccgaatgatgacgaacaagatcgaacgggggcgcgttttcaaccctccccgtcacctcgcgcagcagtccatgatggttgctttccacttatggtgccttggaacttgcaCCATCCTTTTTGGGCATGCTACCGCCCCGGcaggtatataagcggggcgggctccccggagaaggggGGATGGAACACATTGAGGAGCCTCGGAGAACACAAGACACAAAAGACAGAGGCTTGgatcaaccgaagaacaaggagcacgaagctctagacttagacaaatattcttgtaacacagcagatcctcagagagacatcctcaaagtatttatagcatacacacaggagtagggtgttacgctcagtgcggcccgaacttgtctaaaaatcccctgagcatttactccttcctgcatccgatcattccactccacctgcatctcatttactctcatttatttcacctacgaagcggattcagaatcatctcccTGGGCGAAtatcaaagggggtccctccggatccccgcttgaggagttcaccctccaacaGATAGCTAgggagagctcatctagacctccttcttgaccaaaattgagcttgagtggtgggggaatcaatgcgggagaagggatgaagtggttgttgccataggagattttgtgagaGAGAAAGTTCTAAAATGgctctgttagctcgaggtagaagaaggtggggaagaggaggacatcactgccggctcatataatCTGCAGGCAGAGATACATATATCACTTTCAGTCAGTGGATTAAGTCGGCAGTGATGATGGTGCTgtgtatcactaccggctcgatccatcagccggcagtgatgacccttatcattgctagttcataagccacgatgactgaTTCATCCTGCACGGtttatgaactggtagtgatgccccatcattACCGGCCTATGAGAAACCGGCAGTAATAGGTCGGCATATAAgtccagttctgtagtagtgtcagaATCAATATCCGATTTAGAGATAAGAGTTGTTTAATTGAATAGCTGCAGATAAGAGGTAATTAAGCAAAAACATAATTGCAGTGGGTCATAGCTATATAAGAAGACTAGATTTGTCGCAATTTCGACCATGGCAGCCACTGGCGATTAcatttatttgtgcaatttcCATGTCCTGTTCTTTTACTTGCAGATCTGAACCTACAAACTACATTAAACTATGAAACCTCAGCTATTGCTACATATTATCATGGTACACGAACAGAGGAGAACACATGTTATTGCaacataatattattttatcacATCAGTTGAACATATACACAGATATTCATACATATACACGGATATGTTACAGTTAGTACATCGGAGAGTTCAGAATAAGCAACAGAAGCAATTCAGAAAGATTATAAAATTTCCTTTCTGAATCAGCACGCctagaaagagaaaagagaaaaaggccGGGAGTAAGACCTTTATGTCTCACACAGTACAAGCCAAGCTACCATGAATATACATATGCACATTACATACATACTAGCCCTAGCAACTGAACTAGCAGTCTAGCACAACACTAACCATTAATACCCAAGCTTCAAATCCAGCATCGCGTTCATGCTGCCACCTTGATCTTTCTTTGCAGTCAATAGCGGCTCCGGCGGGGGCAGGTTGAGGTCCAGCGCGGTAGCCGTCGATGTCGCCGCTGTCTCTGACGTTGCCAACGTGCTACAACTGCTGGAAGTTGCAACCACCAACACCCCTGCGCATGCTCTCTCCCAGTGGCACCGCTTATGCCCGCCCAGAGCCTGTCCGGTCGCGAACCCCCGAGCGCACACACTGCACTTGTGGTCGTCGCACTTGGCCGGCGCCGGAGCCACCACAGAAGACGTCGACGCGCCACAGCTCTCATTCCAGGATGGCCAAGAAATAATCCTCTTCTTGCCCTTGCCGGCGCCTGGCCGCGCACCGGCCAGCATGAGGAGGCTGGCAGCGACCTCGCGCTCCTGCACGGTGAACTTATGCCCGGCTTCTGCGGCCGCGCCAGGCGCGCCGACGGCCCCGAGGCGGaagtgcggcggcggcgtgatCCCGCGCCACTGGCGCTCCGGGTGGCAGCGCATGTGGCCGAACAGCGCCTTCCAGGATGGGAACCGCTTGCCGCACTCGGTGCAAGGCGGCGTGTCGCCGGTGGGCGAGGATCGCACGCGGGCGAGTGCGGCGGCAgtggcgccgccgtccggccgCGGCCTCCACAAGTGAGGGGGTCTCGGGGAGAGCGCGCAGGCGAGCGGGGGAGGCGGTGGCTTGAGCGCCAGCGTGAGCATCGTGTCGTGGTGCGGCGGAGGCAGCtcagggggaggaggaggcacggCGGGCTGTAACGCAGGGGGCGGAGATGAGTGCTCCATGGCGCGCGAGCGATCGGCCGGTCAGGGAGGTTGCGAGGAGGCGGAGTGGAATTTGAGgagggaggtggtggaggagggggcGTGATCTCATGTGTTGGCGGTTGCTTCGGCGGCATGCAGCACCGACGCATGCATGAATGTAGCACGTGCTGATCGATGAGGATGCATGCGCGCGGTTAGATACTTAGATTACTAGCCGGCGGTGGTTGCCTTGCCAGAGATTACTAGCCGTCGCGCGGCGATGGGGAGTTCACAAATGATCTATCGCTTCCTAacgttatatatatatatggtagtTTGAACTCCTTCCCGATCGAGTGCATTAAAGTGGGGCGGCATTATAAAGACATGCAATTTCTTAAAAAGATTGTCACATCTAACAGTCTGCAGTTAGCCAGCCTACATCATATACATT
Coding sequences:
- the LOC133917829 gene encoding zinc finger protein ZAT3-like; translated protein: MEHSSPPPALQPAVPPPPPELPPPHHDTMLTLALKPPPPPLACALSPRPPHLWRPRPDGGATAAALARVRSSPTGDTPPCTECGKRFPSWKALFGHMRCHPERQWRGITPPPHFRLGAVGAPGAAAEAGHKFTVQEREVAASLLMLAGARPGAGKGKKRIISWPSWNESCGASTSSVVAPAPAKCDDHKCSVCARGFATGQALGGHKRCHWERACAGVLVVATSSSCSTLATSETAATSTATALDLNLPPPEPLLTAKKDQGGSMNAMLDLKLGY